A region from the Ptychodera flava strain L36383 chromosome 10, AS_Pfla_20210202, whole genome shotgun sequence genome encodes:
- the LOC139142101 gene encoding inositol polyphosphate 5-phosphatase OCRL-like isoform X1, protein MDASVAVQESLNPGERCIVCVEATLKQEQGRSSRLLSIVDSNSAQALFIYTCKKTPVICVEDVTLETALPIKGDFVCKVESESIASLPGADVPVRIATSETDVVFELPFGSKTSIFLNEVRKSMGTFLQRASSGVAFTFQWVDRYRQQISEAQQSQQLLFDEFDPVAVVKEVTAVEQPPHDTQQHLQQPQQGQTQQQADWPWSSVITPTNDGTTPVVFTEGESGFEDNFADLSLKDPQSDSGLRPLSNASRDSLSSRDSLTASTEDFQESTGSGSVPEIMEGMGTTSNRPIGVRDGIVRLHMSKRDREFTVLQPFRIFVGTWNVNGQMPSEDLIHWLARDAEPPDIYAVGFQELDLSKEAFLFNDSPREEEWYRKVRDGLHPGGKYKKVKLIRLVGMMLIVFAKEQHCPHITEVAAETVGTGIMGKMGNKGGVGVRLVFHTTTFIFVNSHLAAHVEEFERRNQDYNDICSRMLFKAYGAPMHISQHDVVFWLGDLNYRLSDIQPEKVKRLINDRHFEKLYEFDQLNRQMRIHKVFVGYTEGKINFQPTYKYDTGTDDWDSSEKCRVPAWCDRILHKGLDITQLDYRNHMALKLSDHKPVSSIYDVQVKTVDRKKYKKVYEDVIRQLDRLENEFLPQVSLSKLDFVFNDVMIMEEQAQSLEVTNTGQVPVQFEFINKLNDTSYSKPWLKIEPSMCFIMPGDKVEVQLIASVDKATVSSVKMGEKLEDILILHLDGGKDFFVSVSGNYIPSCFGASIESLVRMHGPIREIPEEVLIELESDPSNPRKSAESYIQAFDIPKEIWMLVDHLFRYGTKTENLFSQGGLHTELLQIRDCLDTGIPDEMPGSTTSVAEALLIFISALREPVIPYAQYQKCLDCANNFTLCKQVLLQIPKCHRNVFKYLTAFMRELLQFTDDNKLDAKTLATLFGDMFLRAPPGKEIPQVAQNRRQTAAQTIARKKATFVYNFIINEYDE, encoded by the exons tttgttcATCTACACCTGCAAGAAGACACCAGTCATATGTGTGGAAGATGTCACCTTGGAGACGGCTCTACCAATCAAGGGAGACTTTGTTTGTAAAGTTG AATCTGAATCCATTGCTTCCCTGCCTGGAGCTGATGTTCCTGTTAGAATCGCCACAAGTGAGACAGACGTCGTCTTTGAATTACCATTTGGATCGAAAACAAGTATCTTTTTAAATGAAGTCAGAAAATCAATGGGAA CGTTTTTACAGAGGGCAAGTTCTGGGGTGGCGTTTACGTTTCAGTGGGTGGACAGATACAGACAGCAGATCTCCGAGGCTCAACAATCACAACAGTTGCTATTTGATGAGTTTGATCCAGTGGCAGTGGTCAAGGAAGTCACTGCGGTGGAACAGCCCCCTCACGACACACAGCAACATTTGCAGCAACCGCAGCAGGGGCAAACACAACAACAAG CTGACTGGCCATGGTCCAGTGTAATAACTCCCACCAATGATGGTACAACTCCAGTAGTCT TTACTGAAGGTGAGAGTGGATTTGAAGACAATTTTGCTGACCTGTCGTTGAAAGACCCCCAATCAGACAGCGGTCTGCGGCCACTCAGCAATGCATCAAGAGACAGTCTGAGTTCAAGAGACAGCCTTACTGCATC TACGGAGGACTTTCAGGAATCCACCGGAAGCGGGAGTGTGCCAGAAATCATGGAAGGAATGGGAACGACCTCCAACAGACCAATCGGTGTTCGCGACGGAATCGTCAGACTTCACATGTCGAAACGCGACAGAGAGTTCACCGTGTTGCAACCGTTCAG AATATTCGTCGGTACATGGAATGTTAACGGTCAAATGCCATCGGAAGATCTCATTCACTGGCTTGCTCGTGATGCAGAACCACCGGATATATACGCAGTGGGTTTCCAGGAATTAGATCTAAGCAAAGAAGCTTTCTTGTTCAACGATTCCCCCAGGGAAGAGGAGTGGTACAGGAAAGTCAGGGATGGACTTCATCCCGgaggaaaatataaaaaa GTAAAGCTTATAAGACTGGTTGGTATGATGTTGATCGTCTTTGCAAAGGAGCAACATTGTCCGCACATCACAGAGGTTGCCGCGGAAACTGTTGGAACTGGAATTATGGGTAAAATG GGCAATAAAGGCGGCGTTGGGGTGAGGTTGGTTTTCCACACAACGACATTCATCTTTGTCAATTCACATCTAGCCGCCCACGTAGAGGAATTTGAAAGACGTAACCAAGACTACAACGACATCTGTTCTAGGATGTTATTCAAGGCATACGGAGCTCCAATGCATATTTCACAACATGA TGTTGTGTTTTGGCTCGGTGATCTCAATTACAGACTCAGTGACATACAACCAGAGAAAGTGAAAAGGTTGATCAACGATAGACACTTTGAGAAACTCTATGAGTTTGACCAG CTAAACAGACAAATGAGGATACACAAGGTATTTGTTGGTTATACCGAGGGAAAGATAAACTTCCAGCCAACATACAAGTACGACACTGGTACTGACGATTGGGACAGCAG TGAAAAATGCCGAGTTCCAGCATGGTGTGATAGAATCCTCCACAAGGGACTGGACATTACGCAGTTAGACTACAGAAATCACATGGCATTAAAACTAAGTGATCACAAACCCGTCAGCAGTATATATGATGTGCAG GTGAAAACGGTAGACCGTAAGAAGTACAAGAAAGTTTATGAAGATGTTATCCGGCAACTGGACAGActagaaaatgaattccttccgCAAGTTTCACTCAGCAAACTTGAT TTTGTTTTCAATGATGTCATGATTATGGAAGAGCAGGCACAGTCACTTGAAGTGACCAACACCGGCCAAGTCCCGGTACAATTTGAATTCATCAATAAATTAAACGATACGTCGTACAGCAAGCCATGGCTGAAGATAGAACCATCCATGTGTTTCATAATGCCCG GTGACAAAGTGGAGGTGCAGCTGATAGCATCTGTTGACAAGGCAACCGTATCATCAGTGAAGATGGGTGAAAAACTTGAAGATatcctgatacttcatcttgaCGGAGGCAAAgatttctt CGTTTCAGTATCTGGTAACTATATTCCGAGTTGCTTTGGCGCCTCCATTGAATCTTTAGTCAGAATGCACGGACCAATCAGAGAGATACCAGAGGAAGTGCTTATAGAATTG GAGAGTGATCCATCAAATCCAAGGAAATCAGCGGAATCATACATCCAAGCCTTTGATATTCCCAAGGAAATCTGGATGCTTGTGGATCACCTTTTCAGATACGGAACAAAAACG GAAAATTTGTTCAGCCAAGGAGGGCTACACACAGAACTGTTACAAATCAGGGATTGCCTAGACACTGGCATACCGGATGAAATGC CTGGCAGCACCACTTCAGTAGCAGAAGCCTTGCTGATATTTATCTCTGCCTTAAGGGAGCCAGTCATTCCGTATGCGCAGTACCAGAAATGCCTGGACTGCGCTAACAACTTTACACTCTGCAAGCAG GTTTTATTACAAATTCCCAAATGCCACAGGAATGTCTTTAAGTACCTGACGGCGTTTATGAGGGAATTACTTCAATTCACAGACGATAACAAATTAGACGCCAAAACACTAG CTACCTTATTTGGAGACATGTTCCTCAGGGCACCGCCAGGGAAGGAGATTCCGCAGGTAGCACAGAACAGAAGACAGACAGCGGCCCAGACAATAGCCAGGAAGAAAGCCACATTCGTGTACAATTTTATCATCAATGAATACGACGAATAG
- the LOC139142101 gene encoding inositol polyphosphate 5-phosphatase OCRL-like isoform X2 translates to MIADWPWSSVITPTNDGTTPVVFTEGESGFEDNFADLSLKDPQSDSGLRPLSNASRDSLSSRDSLTASTEDFQESTGSGSVPEIMEGMGTTSNRPIGVRDGIVRLHMSKRDREFTVLQPFRIFVGTWNVNGQMPSEDLIHWLARDAEPPDIYAVGFQELDLSKEAFLFNDSPREEEWYRKVRDGLHPGGKYKKVKLIRLVGMMLIVFAKEQHCPHITEVAAETVGTGIMGKMGNKGGVGVRLVFHTTTFIFVNSHLAAHVEEFERRNQDYNDICSRMLFKAYGAPMHISQHDVVFWLGDLNYRLSDIQPEKVKRLINDRHFEKLYEFDQLNRQMRIHKVFVGYTEGKINFQPTYKYDTGTDDWDSSEKCRVPAWCDRILHKGLDITQLDYRNHMALKLSDHKPVSSIYDVQVKTVDRKKYKKVYEDVIRQLDRLENEFLPQVSLSKLDFVFNDVMIMEEQAQSLEVTNTGQVPVQFEFINKLNDTSYSKPWLKIEPSMCFIMPGDKVEVQLIASVDKATVSSVKMGEKLEDILILHLDGGKDFFVSVSGNYIPSCFGASIESLVRMHGPIREIPEEVLIELESDPSNPRKSAESYIQAFDIPKEIWMLVDHLFRYGTKTENLFSQGGLHTELLQIRDCLDTGIPDEMPGSTTSVAEALLIFISALREPVIPYAQYQKCLDCANNFTLCKQVLLQIPKCHRNVFKYLTAFMRELLQFTDDNKLDAKTLATLFGDMFLRAPPGKEIPQVAQNRRQTAAQTIARKKATFVYNFIINEYDE, encoded by the exons ATGATAG CTGACTGGCCATGGTCCAGTGTAATAACTCCCACCAATGATGGTACAACTCCAGTAGTCT TTACTGAAGGTGAGAGTGGATTTGAAGACAATTTTGCTGACCTGTCGTTGAAAGACCCCCAATCAGACAGCGGTCTGCGGCCACTCAGCAATGCATCAAGAGACAGTCTGAGTTCAAGAGACAGCCTTACTGCATC TACGGAGGACTTTCAGGAATCCACCGGAAGCGGGAGTGTGCCAGAAATCATGGAAGGAATGGGAACGACCTCCAACAGACCAATCGGTGTTCGCGACGGAATCGTCAGACTTCACATGTCGAAACGCGACAGAGAGTTCACCGTGTTGCAACCGTTCAG AATATTCGTCGGTACATGGAATGTTAACGGTCAAATGCCATCGGAAGATCTCATTCACTGGCTTGCTCGTGATGCAGAACCACCGGATATATACGCAGTGGGTTTCCAGGAATTAGATCTAAGCAAAGAAGCTTTCTTGTTCAACGATTCCCCCAGGGAAGAGGAGTGGTACAGGAAAGTCAGGGATGGACTTCATCCCGgaggaaaatataaaaaa GTAAAGCTTATAAGACTGGTTGGTATGATGTTGATCGTCTTTGCAAAGGAGCAACATTGTCCGCACATCACAGAGGTTGCCGCGGAAACTGTTGGAACTGGAATTATGGGTAAAATG GGCAATAAAGGCGGCGTTGGGGTGAGGTTGGTTTTCCACACAACGACATTCATCTTTGTCAATTCACATCTAGCCGCCCACGTAGAGGAATTTGAAAGACGTAACCAAGACTACAACGACATCTGTTCTAGGATGTTATTCAAGGCATACGGAGCTCCAATGCATATTTCACAACATGA TGTTGTGTTTTGGCTCGGTGATCTCAATTACAGACTCAGTGACATACAACCAGAGAAAGTGAAAAGGTTGATCAACGATAGACACTTTGAGAAACTCTATGAGTTTGACCAG CTAAACAGACAAATGAGGATACACAAGGTATTTGTTGGTTATACCGAGGGAAAGATAAACTTCCAGCCAACATACAAGTACGACACTGGTACTGACGATTGGGACAGCAG TGAAAAATGCCGAGTTCCAGCATGGTGTGATAGAATCCTCCACAAGGGACTGGACATTACGCAGTTAGACTACAGAAATCACATGGCATTAAAACTAAGTGATCACAAACCCGTCAGCAGTATATATGATGTGCAG GTGAAAACGGTAGACCGTAAGAAGTACAAGAAAGTTTATGAAGATGTTATCCGGCAACTGGACAGActagaaaatgaattccttccgCAAGTTTCACTCAGCAAACTTGAT TTTGTTTTCAATGATGTCATGATTATGGAAGAGCAGGCACAGTCACTTGAAGTGACCAACACCGGCCAAGTCCCGGTACAATTTGAATTCATCAATAAATTAAACGATACGTCGTACAGCAAGCCATGGCTGAAGATAGAACCATCCATGTGTTTCATAATGCCCG GTGACAAAGTGGAGGTGCAGCTGATAGCATCTGTTGACAAGGCAACCGTATCATCAGTGAAGATGGGTGAAAAACTTGAAGATatcctgatacttcatcttgaCGGAGGCAAAgatttctt CGTTTCAGTATCTGGTAACTATATTCCGAGTTGCTTTGGCGCCTCCATTGAATCTTTAGTCAGAATGCACGGACCAATCAGAGAGATACCAGAGGAAGTGCTTATAGAATTG GAGAGTGATCCATCAAATCCAAGGAAATCAGCGGAATCATACATCCAAGCCTTTGATATTCCCAAGGAAATCTGGATGCTTGTGGATCACCTTTTCAGATACGGAACAAAAACG GAAAATTTGTTCAGCCAAGGAGGGCTACACACAGAACTGTTACAAATCAGGGATTGCCTAGACACTGGCATACCGGATGAAATGC CTGGCAGCACCACTTCAGTAGCAGAAGCCTTGCTGATATTTATCTCTGCCTTAAGGGAGCCAGTCATTCCGTATGCGCAGTACCAGAAATGCCTGGACTGCGCTAACAACTTTACACTCTGCAAGCAG GTTTTATTACAAATTCCCAAATGCCACAGGAATGTCTTTAAGTACCTGACGGCGTTTATGAGGGAATTACTTCAATTCACAGACGATAACAAATTAGACGCCAAAACACTAG CTACCTTATTTGGAGACATGTTCCTCAGGGCACCGCCAGGGAAGGAGATTCCGCAGGTAGCACAGAACAGAAGACAGACAGCGGCCCAGACAATAGCCAGGAAGAAAGCCACATTCGTGTACAATTTTATCATCAATGAATACGACGAATAG